The sequence below is a genomic window from Marmota flaviventris isolate mMarFla1 chromosome 9, mMarFla1.hap1, whole genome shotgun sequence.
AGTGGGCACAGGAGTGATGAGGGGATCCTCACAAGCGTGGGCATCACAGTAAGTCATCAGGTCTGCTGCTGCCTTGGACACCTAGGACACAGCCATAAGAAGGGAAGTTAGCCAGAACCCTTGAAAGGGACTACAGCCTCTTTCCAAAGGGGGTATCTTTTACCATGGGTAGGGCTCCTTGAGACTGTCTTCTCCCTCATCCCCACAGAAACCTGGGGTTAGCTCTCCTAGCAgagccccagcctcctcccctaaCCTCAGGAAGTCGAGGAAAGAAGCATCTCTTATCAGGAGGTTTGGAAACCTACCACACAGTAAGGCCTGGCCAACTAATCAAGCCAGGGTCCCACCCACCTTTATCcggcacaggctggcctcaatctttaGCTGTTCCACCATCTTGCGAGCTTGCCCAATACTCATGGTGCTGTTCACAGGAGTCTCCCCTTTCATCCTGGAGAAAAGAGAGTGACAGTTCAGAGCTGTCTCAGCTAAAAGGCCCCCTCTGTGCTTACTCCTCACCAACCTTTACAAGGGTGGAGTCATGCCCCAATATTTTGTTTCCCTCTTATCCCAACCCTCTCTGGTTGCCTGTCCCATCCCTGTCTTCCTCAGTGGAAAAATAGGAGACGGTGGGCCACATGGCCTGGACCCCAGGTCATCAAACATGCAAATGATCTAAGGTTTTTTCAGTCCTTCAAGCCAGGTGTGTTCCCAGTTCTAAAAGCCTCAACCCCAAAAAGAGCCCCACCCTGATGAGGAGGGCATATCACCCCCACCTACCCTCCTTGAATCCCAATGGGATAAAAAACAAGCTGCTCCCTACTCACCTGAAGTGGCAGGCGGCAGCAGCAGCCTCAGCCCTGGAGTGTAAGgtcagtgggggagggggggcacCAAAAACTGCCTCAGATGGGGGGGTGCCCCACCCTGCAGGGAGTTGCAGCTGAAAATATCTGATGCAGAAGCAGATAATACAAAAAAGGCTACTGGGAAAGGGTCAGGCCTGAGGTCCGTGAAGGGGTGGTCTCAATTTCTGCAGCTCAAGCAGTGCCTAGATGCCTGATACCTGAAGGATGAAGGATGCTAGAAGGAGCTGCTCAAATCCTGGAGCATACCAACTGCCTGGCCAGTGGGGGAGTCTGGCTGCCACTTGCATCCCCTGAGCACACCCCCACTATTACTGTCTCActacctgcccctcccccactgcaGGCATCCCAAGCCTGGACTAAAGCCCTCTCCAAAGGAGCTGAGGCCAAAGCAGACTCCCCCCTCAAATGGGGTGGTCTAGGCCTGTGACAGCCCCTGCAGTGGAGTCTTTACTGGCTGTGGGGGACCCTGCTCATTTGAAAATCTGACATCAGCTGGGCAGTCGgccccctcctcctttcctctctacCCTGACACAGCACTTAGCACCTGAATCTTCGTTTCTCTCCCAGGAATCCTCCATTCCCCATACCCAGGAAAATGTGACGCGCTACAGGTGATCAGCTTCTAGATCACTACAGTCTAGCCACAAGTGACTTTTGAGTCGGAGATCCAGGGACAGGAAGATGTCTAAAGAAATGGCAGatcaaagagaaggagaagctgGGGGCAAAGAGGTGTGTGGAGACCAGATCAAAGGATTGGACAAAGAGGAGGTAAGGGGCCTTGTTTGGGAGTCAgtggaaatattttggaaataggTGGGcttgggggagggtggagggtagCAAATAGCGAGGGAAGGTGTattgatttggaaaattttcagacATTTTGAATAGGTACTCCCACGCCTGCAGCATTATGCAAAGATGTACGCACATTTGATTTTGCAAAGTGAAGGAACTTAagatagatacaaaatataagaCGCCATCTGCCAAGACCTAAACTAATGTTTTAGGGAGAGTGTGTCCACTTAGGATCAGAGGAGGTTGATCACTCACTAAGAGCTGGAGACCAATGGCGAGACTGCAATATTGACACGCTTGTAAATAGTGACAGCAGGCCGGCCACCTGCGCAACACCCGGGATGGACTGGTTCCCGCAGAATACAACATCCCCTGAAGGAATACTCCCCGCCTTGGACATGTACAGTTTCTAAGAGCCTTGAGGGATAAAAATCGTAGCCCGcgtccccccccctcccccccgcttCGGGAGTTAAGTGGCCGGTGGTGAAGGGTATGGGCAAAGGGCCGTGCCCCAGCAGAAGGCTGAGGGGACTCTGCTGAGTCAGAACATGCCCTGGGGCATATCTCTCGGAGCCTGGAGGGAGGCGTCTTGCCCCTATGGTCCAGGGTGTAGGGCTGCAGAGAGACGGGGGGGCCGGAAGAGACAGGGCCCCCGCCCCTTGTCAGGTCACGCCCCTGATGAGGCCCCGCCCCCAGACTGCAATGGCTGACGGCAGAAAGGGGCGGGACTTCTCCGACAGCCGGAAATTCCTTCTCGCCGTTGCCTCGGCAGCGCGCGAGGCTGGTGAGTCTGCGGTGCTGTGGCGGCGGGCGGGCTGGTTTCCATGGTGGCGCAGTTAGGTGGGGGCTCCCGCGCCGCGCCCACCACCGGGCCCGAGGGGACTGGCGGGGAGCAGCCGTTGGCTGCAAGACGCCCTGCCGGGCGTGCGGAGCACCTACCCGAAGCTAGCGCAgctggaggtggagagaagctcgGGAGGCAATTGTGACTGCTCTTAGGCTGCTGGCTTTGAGTCCTGCTGTGCGACCGTAGGCAAGTCGTGCATCCTCTCCTTGCAACCACCCGGCACTGTGGATTCGTGTCATCGTGTGGGTTAAAgagatgattgaacccagggtcactctaccactaagctacaccccagcccttgtttgtttgagataggatctctGTAAATTGCTGACTTCAACCTCCAgcatgggattataggcaggcaccgTGGGCCTGGCATAAAATTGCTTTGAGAGAATGTTAAGATGCTCATTCTCTGTTTTATGTATTGCTAGCTATGAATGAGTATCAAGCATCAAAATCAGATGCTTCTGGGGAAAGAGTTCAACTGAGAAGCACTGACACTGGGGCAAAGGTattaaagggaaaggaaggaataatTGGCTAGGAAGCCCAACCACTTGGAGAAAGgccatatgaaaaaaatgacttTGCTTTACCCTGCTATCTCTGGTTTCCCTAGTCTAATTAACTTGTCTTTTTTGTCCCCACCTGCTTAAGGGAAGGaatcattcttttttcatttttttcttttttccaggaaCCGCCAGCTGCCTCATCCCATGGCCAGGGGTGGCGTCCAGGTGGCAGAGCAGCTAAGAACGCAAGACCTGAATCTGGGGCTAGACCCCCTGCTCTCCCTGCCATGGTCAATGATCCACCAGTACCTGCCTTATTGTGGGCCCAGGAAGTGGGCCATGTCTTGGCAGGCCGTGCCCGCAGGCTGCTGCTGCAGTTTGGGGTACTCTTCTGCACcatcctcctcctgctctgggtGTCTGTCTTTCTCTATGGCTCCTTCTACTATTCCTACATGCCGACAGTCAGCCACCTCAGCCCTGTGCATTTCTACTATAGGTGAGAGGGGACTTCTGTCAGAATGGAGGAATCCTGTGTGAGAATTGCTGCAAGGAC
It includes:
- the Gng3 gene encoding guanine nucleotide-binding protein G(I)/G(S)/G(O) subunit gamma-3, whose translation is MKGETPVNSTMSIGQARKMVEQLKIEASLCRIKVSKAAADLMTYCDAHACEDPLITPVPTSENPFREKKFFCALL